A window of the Lactuca sativa cultivar Salinas chromosome 5, Lsat_Salinas_v11, whole genome shotgun sequence genome harbors these coding sequences:
- the LOC111913851 gene encoding histone H4: protein MSGRGKGGKGLGKGGAKRHRKVLRDNIQGITKPAIRRLARRGGVKRISGLIYEETRGVLKIFLENVIRDAVTYTEHARRKTVTAMDVVYALKRQGRTLYGFGG from the coding sequence ATGTCAGGAAGAGGAAAAGGAGGCAAGGGATTGGGAAAGGGAGGAGCAAAACGACATCGTAAGGTTCTCCGGGACAATATTCAAGGCATCACCAAGCCGGCGATCCGTCGTCTGGCTAGACGAGGAGGTGTTAAGCGTATCAGTGGTTTAATCTACGAGGAGACGCGTGGAGTTTTGAAGATCTTTCTTGAGAACGTCATCCGTGACGCCGTCACATACACCGAACATGCTCGCCGGAAAACTGTTACCGCCATGGATGTCGTTTATGCTTTGAAGCGCCAGGGTCGTACTCTCTACGGGTTTGGTGGTTAG